In one window of Haloimpatiens sp. FM7315 DNA:
- a CDS encoding methyl-accepting chemotaxis protein — translation MKKIRDFKIGSKIIVSFLLISLMFISTSVISSKGIRTLSVKNLEFKEESIENIKLINKITKNYNDERSLIKECIQGNSYIKIDECINLSNSTSLGIKEDLNKLQNNVTDSNFQLELSNLKISLDEYSKFIEDQIKIRVSNNKDFSIENFNNQEDKLSNNVISNIDKFHEELISISNEEIKSSKELANKLRTKILISLSVGIIMSTALLTYTLIYLIKNLRKGVDFAKTISSGDLTSKINVKSKDEIGLLATSLNLAMDNTRKLVKNIIESIDESSSFSEELAAAVEEIFSKVEIISTSVNEVVRNIENTSKAADEANSSATGIEENLGKLFNDSKSASITSKEIFGRATEVKSKAEESKVQAISLYKEKQNKVIQSIEDGKIVDKIRTMSEVIGDIAKQTNLLSLNAAIEAAKAGEQGKGFNVVAVEVKNLAEQSARAVSEIKNLVEKVENAFKNLSEDANSMLNFINNKVVGDYDMLVDVGVEYEKDAQTVKNIADNIKNSTEKMIESVKKVSRAIEKTNTASVKINGEAQEILSSINETAEAIEEIAKGSEKQVNLADNMKERIRKFKI, via the coding sequence ATGAAAAAAATAAGAGATTTTAAAATAGGAAGTAAAATAATAGTTAGTTTTTTATTGATATCTCTTATGTTTATTTCCACAAGTGTAATAAGTTCAAAGGGAATAAGGACACTTAGTGTTAAAAATCTAGAGTTCAAAGAAGAAAGTATAGAAAATATTAAGTTAATCAACAAAATAACTAAAAATTATAATGATGAAAGAAGTTTAATTAAAGAGTGTATTCAAGGTAATAGCTATATAAAAATAGATGAGTGTATAAATTTAAGTAATAGTACAAGCTTAGGAATAAAGGAAGATCTAAATAAATTACAGAATAATGTTACTGATTCTAATTTTCAATTAGAGTTGTCAAATTTAAAGATTTCCTTAGATGAATATTCAAAGTTTATAGAGGATCAAATTAAAATCAGAGTAAGTAATAACAAGGATTTCTCTATAGAAAACTTTAATAATCAGGAGGACAAGCTTTCTAATAATGTAATTTCAAATATAGATAAATTTCATGAAGAACTGATAAGTATATCTAACGAAGAAATTAAATCAAGCAAAGAGTTGGCAAATAAATTGAGGACAAAAATTTTGATTTCTTTGAGTGTTGGTATAATAATGTCTACGGCATTATTAACCTATACCTTAATATATCTAATTAAAAATTTAAGAAAAGGAGTTGATTTTGCAAAGACTATTAGTAGTGGTGATTTAACTTCCAAAATCAATGTTAAGTCTAAAGATGAAATAGGTTTGCTTGCAACCTCCTTAAATCTAGCAATGGACAATACTAGAAAATTAGTTAAAAATATAATTGAAAGTATTGATGAAAGCAGTAGTTTTAGTGAAGAGCTTGCAGCAGCTGTTGAAGAAATATTTTCTAAAGTAGAAATTATAAGCACATCAGTAAATGAAGTAGTTAGAAATATTGAAAATACTTCTAAAGCTGCAGATGAAGCAAATTCAAGTGCAACAGGAATTGAGGAGAATTTAGGAAAGTTATTTAATGATTCTAAATCCGCTAGCATAACTTCCAAAGAAATATTTGGTAGGGCAACTGAAGTAAAAAGTAAAGCAGAAGAATCTAAGGTACAAGCTATAAGTTTATACAAGGAAAAACAAAATAAAGTAATTCAATCTATTGAAGATGGAAAGATTGTAGACAAAATAAGAACCATGTCTGAAGTAATAGGCGATATTGCAAAGCAGACAAATTTATTATCTTTAAATGCAGCTATTGAAGCTGCTAAAGCTGGAGAGCAAGGTAAAGGATTTAATGTTGTTGCAGTAGAAGTAAAAAATCTAGCGGAACAATCAGCAAGAGCTGTATCTGAAATAAAAAATTTAGTGGAGAAAGTTGAAAATGCCTTTAAAAATCTAAGTGAAGATGCAAATAGCATGTTGAATTTTATTAACAACAAGGTAGTAGGCGATTATGATATGCTTGTAGATGTTGGGGTTGAGTATGAAAAAGACGCCCAAACTGTAAAAAATATTGCAGATAATATTAAAAATAGTACCGAAAAAATGATTGAATCAGTAAAAAAAGTTTCTAGAGCTATTGAAAAAACAAATACAGCATCAGTAAAAATAAATGGTGAGGCTCAGGAAATACTAAGTAGTATTAATGAAACTGCAGAGGCTATAGAAGAAATTGCTAAAGGCTCAGAAAAGCAAGTCAATTTAGCGGACAACATGAAAGAAAGAATAAGAAAATTTAAAATTTAA
- the deoD gene encoding purine-nucleoside phosphorylase translates to MSTHIAAKEGLIAETILLPGDPLRAKYIADNFLEDVICYNEVRGMLGFTGTYKGKKVSVQGTGMGVPSISIYANELIENYGVKNLIRVGTCGAIQKDIKVRDLILAMGSCTTSGINRRRFNGMDFAPIASFELLNKAYEACKNKGISPKVGNILTSDLFYDDTPNSLDMWIKYGVLAIEMESTALYSLAAKYNVNALSILTVSDNVITGEETTAKERQTTFTKMMEVALELA, encoded by the coding sequence ATGAGTACACATATTGCTGCAAAAGAAGGTCTAATAGCAGAAACTATATTATTACCAGGAGATCCATTGAGAGCAAAATACATAGCTGACAATTTTCTAGAAGACGTTATCTGCTATAACGAAGTTCGTGGTATGCTTGGATTTACAGGAACTTATAAAGGTAAGAAAGTTTCAGTTCAAGGAACAGGTATGGGCGTACCCTCTATATCAATATATGCAAATGAACTTATAGAAAACTATGGTGTTAAAAATCTAATAAGAGTTGGTACTTGCGGTGCTATACAAAAGGATATTAAGGTTAGAGATTTAATTCTTGCCATGGGATCTTGCACAACTTCAGGAATAAATAGAAGACGCTTTAACGGAATGGATTTTGCACCTATAGCTAGCTTTGAACTTTTAAATAAAGCTTATGAAGCATGCAAAAATAAAGGCATAAGCCCTAAAGTAGGAAATATTTTAACAAGTGATTTATTCTATGATGACACTCCAAATTCACTAGACATGTGGATTAAATACGGCGTTTTAGCTATAGAGATGGAATCAACTGCCTTATATTCTCTAGCTGCTAAATACAATGTTAACGCTCTTTCTATATTAACTGTAAGCGATAACGTAATAACTGGAGAAGAAACTACTGCAAAAGAAAGACAAACTACTTTCACAAAAATGATGGAAGTTGCCCTTGAATTAGCTTAA